AAAACACTTTGTTGGCAATGGTAATGATGAAAGATGGAAAGGAAAACAAAAGCGATGCAGAAAGGCCCACTTTATAGCACCTCCAAGTTCATCCACTGATTCTACACCTGATTTATCTTTGGATGAGAGTACAACATCTAAAGGTCATGTGTCTCGTACCAAACCTGCTTCTCAAGCAAACCTGCTTCCTACCAGTCAAAATGCTCTTGGCAAATACAAAAATCCACCACTTGATGAACAACGCATTTCTTCACCTTCAACAATTAGTCCAGGATCATTAGTAGAACAATCAGGACAGAGATACACGCAGACGGCTATCACTCGTATGCCATCCTCTGTGTTTGGAGTTCCCATACGTAGCGAAGCTGAGACAATCGCATGTCAGCAAGATCATGGTTCTAAAGAAGAAATGCAAAAGATAGAGATGACTGAATCAAATGGTAATAAAGATATTAATTTAAGGAAGAATGCTTTTTCTGAAGATATTTTAGCTTGTGTGAAAGACCATTCTCAGCCATTTCCACATACAACAGATTCTGCAATGCATTTTTCCTCAAGTGATATTAAcccatttattcattcaaaaactaTAATGGGGGTTAATACAGCAGTCCTCAAAAAGCAGGCTGTTGGAAGTGCTTCCAATATATCCTGCAAACACTCTTCACTCAATAGTTCCAACAAGAATATGACAAGGTGCTGCAGTGTAGACAATGGCCTAAATATTCAGGACTCCACTTTCAGTTCCCATTTGAGCGCTTATGTAAATCATAAAGGCCTATCTAGTACACTGAGTAGTAATGAATATTCTAGAGATCAGATTTCTTCTGAACCTATGCTGAAGGCAGCTTCTTATTCCTCTAGTGGTTCAAAAAAGCAAACTCTAACAGTTTTGAAATGCAACTCTTACAATGGTCCCTCAGAGGAGTTTCGCCACAGTTCAGGTCAAGTTGATGAAATAGTGCTGGTCTACTCCTCTGAGTATGAATCTCAAGAACATCCGAGACCAAGCAGGTGTGATCAAGGCACACAAACCATTGAGATTCATGAGAACCTTAAAAGAAAGAGCCGTCACCGAAGAAGCAGCACACAGACACCAGTATCCAAAACAGGGAATGGTGCCCTAACCACATGGGCAAGTCTCACTGGGGAAAAGCAACCAAAATATGACCATCCTCAACACTGTTTTCAGGTTTCAACTGTGCATTCTGGCAGTAACTTCAAGAGAGACTGTTCTACACAAACGTCCTTGGACATAGGGGTCCAGACAGAGGATGCTCCAGTGTCAAAGAATACTATGGCCCATGAAGTAAATGTTATTGTTAAAGTGATTGGTTCAGATACTTGCAATCTGTCCCAGTTAGATGGTGATGCCAAGGTCttgaaaaataaaagtgaaagtgaacagCCCTTTGAAATAATTAAAAGCCTGCCTGATATACGTCCCAAAGGTTCAAAGATAACTGAGTGTCCAAAGTTTCTGATTCCCTCCCAGAAGGTTCTTTCATTAGAGACTGTTGTGCCAAATCAAGATTCCCCCTCTATGAAAGCATCTGAAGGTAACACAGTAGACTACTTCAAAGAGAAGTCTTTGTCTAGCCACCTTGGAGCACAACGCTCTCATATGAAACAAGATGAGAAGCAGAATTATCACAGAAGTGTAGACCAAAGGAATtgcttaaataaacaaattatgctCATGGATCGTGCCTGCTCCCCTATTCTTACTGTGAAGGCTGCAAGACAAGTAAAAACAATGCAGAGTTTAACAAACCACAAAACCAAGGGACAAGAGAAACAGTACTCAAATGTATACAACGTGCCATTGAAAGCTCATAAAATGTCCAACCATGAAAATAAGGTACATCACAGTAAAAATGCAAGAACAGCATCAACATCAGTGTCATCTGTGACCTTTGAAAACCTGAGTGACCTTTGTCCAAATTTGGGTGGATCTGATGACTTCTCAAACAGCATCTGTCCCTGCACCAAATGCATGAACAAAGAGAGAAATGAATACTCACATGAAGTTGAAGAGAGGGTAAGTAAACCCACTATTAACTGTTCCCCATCTCAGCCACAAAAAATGTCCCTCTCCTCTCCAAGCAGCACCATCGGTGTCCAACTTGCATCATTCTCAGATAACATTAGACAATCTAAAATGGAAAACCTAGAAACACCTCATTTGTTGAGTCACAGATCGTCTCAGTATATAATAAAAAGTTGGGATCATTCAAATCAAAGTATTGTGCAACAGCAGGAAGATGACGTGTTGTCTCTGGTGCCAAGCGAGTGCAACACAGATGTTCTGGTCAGCATCAATCCTCTGGCAGAGACCAGCATGCTCAAAGGACATCAGTGGATCCCTGATGATCTGCCCATGCACAACAAATTCACCAACTGGTCTGGCATCAATCATCAGACACCATCAGCACTTAAAATACACAGACCAACTAGACAGCACTTCACAAAGCTCAGCCCCAGTTACTGGCAAGAGCCATCATGGAAAATGGACAGGAGAGCACATGAAATTGAGAAGCTAAGGAAAGAACGCA
The sequence above is drawn from the Carassius carassius chromosome 31, fCarCar2.1, whole genome shotgun sequence genome and encodes:
- the LOC132111708 gene encoding stAR-related lipid transfer protein 9-like codes for the protein MAHEVNVIVKVIGSDTCNLSQLDGDAKVLKNKSESEQPFEIIKSLPDIRPKGSKITECPKFLIPSQKVLSLETVVPNQDSPSMKASEGNTVDYFKEKSLSSHLGAQRSHMKQDEKQNYHRSVDQRNCLNKQIMLMDRACSPILTVKAARQVKTMQSLTNHKTKGQEKQYSNVYNVPLKAHKMSNHENKVHHSKNARTASTSVSSVTFENLSDLCPNLGGSDDFSNSICPCTKCMNKERNEYSHEVEERVSKPTINCSPSQPQKMSLSSPSSTIGVQLASFSDNIRQSKMENLETPHLLSHRSSQYIIKSWDHSNQSIVQQQEDDVLSLVPSECNTDVLVSINPLAETSMLKGHQWIPDDLPMHNKFTNWSGINHQTPSALKIHRPTRQHFTKLSPSYWQEPSWKMDRRAHEIEKLRKERKQILASVHMDLSPHQLTIELTEAKLHYGQGETDTLLKFLKSGSKEASSVCNKQELLNRHRKSIESLRKDREARLQMCRWTGSLSPSKHRIPTNCDEQYQKVSELQQLRQEIVETNRVPDPPRKEGQCPSDIEHLLRDYSRAREEARVEIARARDRLRGRAEQEKRRLQQQVLSQAVKDDLQFRTRISNSTLCSGSNLSLYSGPTSGYNSSNAALLKDITSSFIQARNNTLKSLTCFHVILI